The DNA window TCAAGATCCTCGAAACGAGAGAATTGGCGGCCACGCTGCAGCAGCCCGAAGCCTTGCGGGTTTTCCATCGCATAGCTGCTGACGGCCAGATGTTTTGGATTATTCAGCGGACGCCAGATCCATTCACCATTTCCGGCGAGGATTGAGAGACCGTTGGAATCATGCAGCGCCGGGCGATAGTTGGTCGTCGGAGACGGCTGGTGCGGCCCAAACAGGAACATGCTGGTCAGTGGAGCAACACCCAGCTTGCCTACTTTGTCGCGCAGGTAGACCTTCGATTGCACGTCAACAACAGTGTCGCGGCCCGGCATCACCACAAAGCGATAAGCTCCGGTTGCGCGGGGAGAATCCAGCAGCGCATAAATCGTCAGGCGTTTATCCGTAGCTTTCGGACGTTCAATCCAGAACTCGCGAAAACGCGGGAATTCTTCGCCAGAAGGCAGCGCAGTATCGATAGCAAGTCCACGGGCAGAAAGCCCATATACCTGGCCCTGACCCAGTACGCGGAAGTAGCTTGCTCCGAGCATGCTGACAATTTCGTCGTTCTTATCTTTGCTATTGATCGGATACAGGACTTTAAAGCCAGCAAAGCCCAGGTCTTTAACCGTGTCTTTGTCGTGCTGAACATTACCAAAATTGAAATAATCCGGGTTATATTTAATTTTACGCACGCTGGTGGCAGTCACTTCATTAATGGTGACCGGCGTGTCGAAATACATCCCCTGGTGGTAAAACTCAAGCTTGAACGGGCTTTTAAGATTATTCCAATAGGCTTTATCGTGATTAAACTGAATTTGCTGATAATCCGCATACTTCATATCGCGGAAAGCAGAGGGCAGGTTACTTTTCGGCGCTTCATAGCCTTTGCCAGCTAACGTTTGAGCCTCTTTTGCGACGTCATCAATGCTGAATGCCCATGCAGATGAAGTACACAGGGACAACATTACGGCTGCGCTTAACCAACGCATTTTCATCATCTGTGGTTTATGTTTCATATAAGTAAGCACTTCCCCCTTTGTGTGCTTAAATCGATCCGATCTATTTTAATGGAAACTCAGGCATTCCGACAACATAATCCCTGCATTGTTCGGCCTGGCGGCACAGGGAATAAACAGTTCACTGCCCCGACTGCACTTTGCGTGCTTATCCTGGAGACAGATAACCAGAGTTCATGTAGGGTTGCAGAGAATTTAAAGGTTATCACGTTGAGTGATAAGACGAATTGTCTGAGAATGTAGTGATATTGTATGAATAATACTCCGGTACAGCGTGAATATTTTTTCGATAGCATCCGCGCGTGGCTGATGCTGTTGGGGATACCTTTTCATATCTCGCTCATTTACTCCAGCCACAGCTGGCATGTAAACAGCGTAGAGCCCTCATGGTGGTTGACGTTGTTTAACGATTTCATCCATGCTTTTCGGATGCAGGTCTTCTTTGTGATTTCCGGTTATTTTTCCTACATGCTTTTTCTGCGCTATCCGCTTAAGAAATGGTGGAAAGTGCGCGTTGAGCGCGTAGGCATTCCTATGCTAACCGCCATTCCACTGCTGACCTTGCCGCAGTTTATTATGTTGCAGTACGTCAACGACAAGGCTGGAAACTGGCATACCCTCTCGGGATATGACAAGTTTAACACCCTGGCCTGGGAACTAATTTCACACCTGTGGTTTTTGTTAGTGCTGGTGGTTCTGACGACGCTCGGCGTGGTGATGTTTAAGTGGTTGACGCGTCGACATTCTACCGCTGCGCCAACCTTTGGTGACACCGTCACAATGGGCCAGCTATCGATGATTTTTCTGGCGCTCGGCGTACTTTATGCGGTGATTCGTCGCACCCTGTTTATGGTTTACCCGCCTGTTCTCAGTAATGGCCTGTTCAACTTTATTGTTATGCAGACGCTTTTCTATCTGCCTTTCTTTATTCTTGGCGCCCAGACGTTTATTAACTCTCGCCTGAAAGCGATGTTTACCACCTCATCACCCTGGTGCTTTGTTGGGGCGCTGCTGGGCTTTATCGCCTATCGCCTGAATCAGCAGTATGGGTCTGGCGATGGCTGGATGTATGAAACAGAATACGTCATCACCATGGTTCTTGGCCTTTGGATGGTCAACGTCGTCTTTTCCCTTGGCCACCGGTTGCTAAACTTCCAGTCCACGCGAGTCACCTATTTCGTCAACGCGTCACTCTTTATCTATTTGGTTCACCATCCGCTGACCTTACTCTATGGCGCATGGATAACCCCGGTGATTAAATCGAACACCTTAGGGTTCATTACCGGGCTGGTCTTTGTTGTTGGGATTGCGCTGATTCTGTATGAAATCCATCTGCGAATACCGCTCCTGCGCTTCCTTTTCTCCGGGAAGTTCCAACAAAAAACAGCTAAACCACAGATTTCAGCGGGTTGATAAAGTCAAAAGCTGCCGTCTATTTTGCGTCCGGCAGCTCTACTCTTTCATGAACAACAGATGAAATACGTTGCGGTAAAGCGCCTCCATCGCCGTCTTATCAACTGTCGAGGTCGTTGCCAGTTCACACCGATAGGCTGCGCCTTCAGTTAAGATCGCGATAAATTCACAGGCGACATTAATTTGTTCTGCGCTCATTTCAGGATGATAGTGTCGGGTCAGTCGCCCACCCTCTTCTTTCAGACGACGATCGGCTTGATGCATAATTTCACGCAGGCGGGGATTTCTGGATGCTTCCGCGTTAATTTCCATCAACAGATAATTATCGTTTTTTGTGTCATCGGTCGCTGGGATCACGCCAGCTAAAACTGAGGCCATCCGGACCAAATCATGGTTTCCGGCCACCATCTCGCCAACCCTGGCATTGACGATTTCACTGACGATCGCTTCAACGATCTCTTCTTTGCTGGCAAAGATGCGATACAACTGCCCTACGCTCAGACCTGCCTGACGCGCAATGTCCGCGACGGAGGCACCATGCAGTCCCTTTTCCGCCAAACATTTCTGTGCTGCAGCCACAATTTCCGCACGGCGAATCTGTTGTTTATGCAGTACTTTCCCTTCAGCCACGCGTAAATCTCCAGTGATGATAATTTCCTGCGAATGCGGGAAACTATCATATCTTATTCCTGCAACGGATCTGTATAACGAACTACTGCGTCTGAAGCAATCGGGTATAAATGCCAGCCGTTTCAGCATCGAAACAGACAAAAATGACGCGTTCCAGAGGGTTGTAGCGAGTGAGAAACGCATTTACCGTGCGTACGGCAATTTCTGCCGCAGCGTCTTTAGGATATCCATAAACGCCAGTGCTGATAGCGGGAAATGCAATTGAGCGATAGTTATTTGCTGAAGCCAGCAGCAGGCTATTTTTATAAGCGTCTGCCAGCAACTCTGCCTCCTGCCTGTCGCCGCCGCGCCAAACTGGCCCTACGGTGTGAATGACCGCGCTGGCAGGTAGATTTCCTGCGACGGTAATGACTGCATGACCTGGAGGGCATTCTCCCTGCTGTTGAAGCACTATTTTACAGGCGGCCAGCAGTTCAGGGCCGGCAGCGCGATGAATCGCGCCGTCTACCCCACCGCCGCCGAGCAATGAAGGATTTGCGGCGTTGACGATAACATCGACCGCAAGCGTTGTAATGTCGCCGAGAATAACCTCAGGTTGAACAGCCATTTCCCCTCCTGCCGGCATACGTCTAAAGATAAATACTTGAGGATAATATGGCATGATAGCCCCCAGGACGAAAGCCTGGGGGCAGACTGTTACCGATAATCAACGTCGAGAATTGCAAGGGTGTGTTGCGGATTAATGTATCTTAACTTCGCCGAGCGGATGTTTTCGTTATGAATATTTCCATTTTCAAGCTGCTGAGCCGAGATCCGTACCGTCTTCGCCCTGGGGCAATCCATAACAACTCGATTGCCTGTTGCATTAAGTTGGCAAGGTGCTTCTACAACCTGCCCGTAGAAATGGATGACACCAGCCTGCACCTGCTCCGCCATGGCCGGGCTAAATAACGTGGGTAAAACACACAAAGCGGCAACTAACGCGCATTTGTATTTTTTCATGATAAAACTCCTCTGCATTTCTGCATAGCTATCAAAAAGCACAAGCCATCCATGAGTGCATTGGGTCATTTTTATTTACAAAGACACATTTATATTAACAAAACAAAAACAAATTTATTCAATTTACATCAATTTTGTTAACAAAATCGATTCACTGACTGACGGTACAGTGGCTCAAGAACGTGTAGACGGGAGGGAGGTTTAATGAAAGGAATGCCGGGCACAAAAAAACAGGACCTGAAGCCCTGTTTTAAGGTAAATCGTGTAATTTATACCCGTCATACTTCAAGTTGCATATGCGTTGGCTACGTGCGTTCACCCGAATCACTTACTTGAGTAAGCTCATCGGGACTCTCTTACTTGCCGCCTGCCTGCAACTCGAATTATTTAGGGTATATACGTGATTAGCTGTTTTCGTTAGCCAGTGATTTATTTTTCGCGGCTCGCGCCGCCAGCCACAGCCCGCTATTTTTCATGGCGTAGCCAAAGACCAGGCCCAATGCCAGCGAAGGTACCGCCAAACGCCAGTCGCCGTTGGTCGCAAACGTCGCGCATGCACCAATAAACGTACCGGGTACGAAGGAGAGCAGCAGCTGACGCGCTTGTATGCACATCAGAAACGCCACGATACCTGTCATAACATAGCTCAGGATTTCCAACTGTGGCGCCAGCGCGCTGCCATAAATAATCACCAGCGCCCATATCACGCCGCTCATGACCGTGCAGGCGGAAATGAGCAGCCCTTTCAGCCCACCTTGCGGACAAGCAAAGTAAGCGGTGCAGCCGAGGAAACCCGCCCAGCTCAGCAGGCCAAGCGCGACAGCCACCCATCCCCAAATTCCGGAGAGAATGCCAGTCGTTAATGCGATTGCGAAGAGTATGTTCATAGTGCGCATCATAGCAGATACGCACCTGGCAAATGCGACATAGAACACATTATGTAAGATATGTGATTTTTCGTTGCACTAAATTTGTGACTTTTATCACAAATTATTATTCATTTTCTTCCTGCAGCTCATCCCACATTGCAGAGAGAGCTTCGCGGGTCAGCGGTGCCATAGTACGCCAGAATGGCGTAGTCGCATGCGCTTCAACTTTACCAAGGAAGGCCCCACACCACGGCAGAATATAGTCGGCAAACAACGTTTCCAGAGTCTCGCTTTCATCCTCAGTGACATGATCTTCCAGCCATGAGGCAGCCAGCAGCAGCGATCCGATATGATCCGTTGCGCTTTCTCCGGTTGGGATCCCATGTGCACTCAGAAAACCACGAACTTCAGCTTCTGTCGCCCCTTCCACCCATGCGCTACGGTAAGGCGCAACGCTGCACTCTTCACCAACAAACAGGGCATTATATTCAGCGGCCAGCGACTGCATATCACAACTCTTTTGCAGACGCTCCAGCAGCTCATCCTGCTCCAGCGGCCAGCTCGCCGCCAGCTTCCCTTCACGAATAAGGGTAAACAGCGGGACCAGCAGCGGGTCCTGCGGCTGACGGTTGTACAGTGAACCCAGCACGCGGCAGAGGATAGAAAACTCGTTCATTCATTTCTTCCAGTTATTCAAATTAAAGTTCAGCAAATTCAGGGATCGCCGCCATTCCTCGTGATTCAAGGAAATCAAGCATACGCCGAGGTGTCACGTTAAGAATGCGATCCTCCGGGAAATCAACGGCATCAAGGATCTTACGGCATTCGGTAAATTCGCCCAGCGTGAATGCGGTATGGGAATCCGACCCCAGCGCAACCCAGCCTCCGGCATCACGCACGGCCTGCGCGACGGCACGGCAATTATCTTCACTTCCAATGCGCGATGAGACAAAAGATGAGTTATTGATCTCCAGCGCAACATGGTATTTCGCCGCCGCAGCAGCAATGGCCGGGATATCAACGGGGAATTTGGGATTACCGGGATGGCTAATAATATGCACTGCGCCGCTGGCCATGGTGGCGATCATCGCCTCCGTATGGGTCGCTTTATCCTGAGGCGGGAACACCGGCTCGTGGAAACCTGCAATAATCAGGTCCAGAGAGGTGAGCATTGGACCGGTACAGTCTATTTCGCCCTGTGTGTTTTTGATGTTGGCTTCAATGCCGCGCAGAATGCCAATACCATCCACCAGCCGCGGCCAGATGCGCATGTTGATGAAATGCCAGTAATGTGGCGCATCAGCCATATCAGGGCCATGGTCGGTAATGGCAAAGAGTTTGATCCCCTTGCGCTTTGCTTCGGCAATATAATCGTGCAGGGTACTGTAAGCGTGGGTGCTGGCAATGGTATGCATGTGCAGGTCAACAGGATACATCACATTCTCCTTCTCTGTTTGTGGCAAGAATAGCAGGAATATGCGCTCATGATCAGCAAAAACCCCGCCGCAGCGGGGTTATCTCTTAGTATCCTCGCTGGCGATCGACCTGCCCGCTTACCGTTTCGCCTCGTTCCAGCTGGACGATAGTTCCTGCAATATAAGCAATGGCTTCCTGAGGCCGAGTGACAGCTGCAACATGAGGCGTCATCGCAACCCGCGGATGCGCCCAAAGCGGGCTCTCTTTCGGTAATGGTTCGCGGCTGAACACATCGAGCATAGCTCCTTTAAGCTTACCGCTATCCAGCGCCACCAGCAGATCGTCTTCAACCACATGAACTCCACGCGCCAGATTCAGCACATAGCTATTATCCGGAAGCTGCGCCAACAGCGTTTTATCAATAATGCCAACAGTTTCCGCAGTGTTAGGCAACAGGTTAATCAGCACGCGAGTGCTGCTCAGAAATTCGCCCAGTTCTTCTGCTCCAGCAAAACTCGTCACCTGCGGCCAGGACTTACGGCTACGGCTCCAACTGCGCAGCGGAAAGCCCCACGCTTGCAGCCCTTCTGCCACTTTAGCGCCTAGCACGCCCGCGCCCATAATCCCGATAGTAAACTCCTCGCGAGGATACTCATCCAGGGGCTGCCAGCGGGCTTCCTGCTTTAATGCCAGGTAATCATCAAAACGACGGAACCAGTGCAGAACCTGGCTCACAGCATATTCTTGCATCTGCAAGCCCATGCCGGTGTCTTCCAGACGGAATAACGGAATCGACAGCGGCAGCATTTCCGGATGTTCCCGCAGCTTGCTAAGGATTGAATCGACGCCAGCGCCAAGGGCAAAGACCGCCTTTAAGTCACGCCCTTGCAACATTTCTACCGGAGGATGCCAGACCAGCGCATAGTCGGCGGATTGGTTATCACCCGGTTTCCACTCGCGCACTCGCGAACCGGGCAGTTGCTTCTCCAACTCCGTAATCCAGTACGAAGTGTCAAACGTCGGGTGGTAAAAAATAATCTCCATGATGACTCCTGATAGCCGACGCCTTAGGCAGGTTACGTTAGCGTCGTGTTTTATTCATTGTTTTCTATTGGTTTGTCAGCATAGCAAATTTCGTCTGGCTATCGTGTTAAAAAAGAAATGGTGACAAAAAAAACGATTCTCGCGCATTTAGAAGGCAAGTTGCTTGAAGTTTGGCTAAACGCACGTTTTTTTAAAAAAGTTGATTGACGAGACTTACGTATTTCCCTAAATTAGCGCCCGTTCCCGGCAGCAACGGGAATGACAATATGGTGAGGTGTCCGAGTGGCTGAAGGAGCACGCCTGGAAAGTGTGTATACGGCAACGTATCGGGGGTTCGAATCCCCCCCTCACCGCCATATTTTAAGAAAGAGCTCGTACGCAAGTACGGGCTTTTTTTTCATATGTTGCACCCCACCGGGGGGGATGAGAAGCCCCGACCGGGGTTCGACAACTGGCGCATCCAGTTGGACAGATGACGAGCCTGCGAGGAAGCTGCCCGCAGGGCGAGCGAAGCGAGTCAATCCCCCCCTCACCGCCATATTTTAAGAAGAGCTCGTACGCAAGTACGGGCTTTTTTTCGCTTGCAGTCACCCAGCCGAGGTGCAACTAAGTTCTGACAACAACTAATCTTCTTCCATCCGCTGATACTCTTCGCTCAGAAAGTCAACCAGCGCCCTGACCGACGGCAGCAGTCCACGACGAGAAGCAAAAACCGCATGGATCACCTCCCTGCGCGGTTGCCACTCATCAAGCACAACCACCAGTTCCCCTGCCGCCAGCTGATCGCGCACCATTAATAAAGGAAGCTGCACCACACCAACTCCGGCAACCGCCGCTTCTCGCAGCGCCAGCATATCCGTTGTCACCATCCGGGGAGTGAAATAGACCTCCGCCCGCGCGCCCTCGGGACCGGTTAGTTGCCAGTGATGTTGATGTTTTCCTGCACCGATACTTAACCCCGGCCATTCGCTGAGTTCAGACGGTGCCTGGGGCACGCCCAGCCGCTCAACTAATGTTGGACTCGCCACCAGCCGATGTCCACGGTCGGCCAATACGCGCATCACCAGATCGCTAT is part of the Klebsiella huaxiensis genome and encodes:
- the ghrA gene encoding glyoxylate/hydroxypyruvate reductase GhrA; amino-acid sequence: MEIIFYHPTFDTSYWITELEKQLPGSRVREWKPGDNQSADYALVWHPPVEMLQGRDLKAVFALGAGVDSILSKLREHPEMLPLSIPLFRLEDTGMGLQMQEYAVSQVLHWFRRFDDYLALKQEARWQPLDEYPREEFTIGIMGAGVLGAKVAEGLQAWGFPLRSWSRSRKSWPQVTSFAGAEELGEFLSSTRVLINLLPNTAETVGIIDKTLLAQLPDNSYVLNLARGVHVVEDDLLVALDSGKLKGAMLDVFSREPLPKESPLWAHPRVAMTPHVAAVTRPQEAIAYIAGTIVQLERGETVSGQVDRQRGY
- a CDS encoding type 1 fimbrial protein, translated to MKKYKCALVAALCVLPTLFSPAMAEQVQAGVIHFYGQVVEAPCQLNATGNRVVMDCPRAKTVRISAQQLENGNIHNENIRSAKLRYINPQHTLAILDVDYR
- a CDS encoding TetR/AcrR family transcriptional regulator, which translates into the protein MAEGKVLHKQQIRRAEIVAAAQKCLAEKGLHGASVADIARQAGLSVGQLYRIFASKEEIVEAIVSEIVNARVGEMVAGNHDLVRMASVLAGVIPATDDTKNDNYLLMEINAEASRNPRLREIMHQADRRLKEEGGRLTRHYHPEMSAEQINVACEFIAILTEGAAYRCELATTSTVDKTAMEALYRNVFHLLFMKE
- a CDS encoding LysR family transcriptional regulator, yielding MQDLNDLAWFVQVVDHGGFAAAGRALDQPKSKLSRRIAQLEERLGVRLIQRTTRQFAVTEVGQTFYQHCKAMLIEAEAAEQAVETLRSEPCGSVRLTCPVTLLHVHIGPMLARFMQRHPGVTLLLEATNRRVDVVGEGVDVAIRVRPRPIEDSDLVMRVLADRGHRLVASPTLVERLGVPQAPSELSEWPGLSIGAGKHQHHWQLTGPEGARAEVYFTPRMVTTDMLALREAAVAGVGVVQLPLLMVRDQLAAGELVVVLDEWQPRREVIHAVFASRRGLLPSVRALVDFLSEEYQRMEED
- a CDS encoding DUF1097 domain-containing protein — encoded protein: MNILFAIALTTGILSGIWGWVAVALGLLSWAGFLGCTAYFACPQGGLKGLLISACTVMSGVIWALVIIYGSALAPQLEILSYVMTGIVAFLMCIQARQLLLSFVPGTFIGACATFATNGDWRLAVPSLALGLVFGYAMKNSGLWLAARAAKNKSLANENS
- the mdoG gene encoding glucans biosynthesis protein MdoG, producing MKHKPQMMKMRWLSAAVMLSLCTSSAWAFSIDDVAKEAQTLAGKGYEAPKSNLPSAFRDMKYADYQQIQFNHDKAYWNNLKSPFKLEFYHQGMYFDTPVTINEVTATSVRKIKYNPDYFNFGNVQHDKDTVKDLGFAGFKVLYPINSKDKNDEIVSMLGASYFRVLGQGQVYGLSARGLAIDTALPSGEEFPRFREFWIERPKATDKRLTIYALLDSPRATGAYRFVVMPGRDTVVDVQSKVYLRDKVGKLGVAPLTSMFLFGPHQPSPTTNYRPALHDSNGLSILAGNGEWIWRPLNNPKHLAVSSYAMENPQGFGLLQRGRQFSRFEDLDDRYDLRPSAWITPKGDWGKGKIELVEIPTNDETNDNIVTYWTPDQLPEPGKEMNFKYTITFSRDEDKLHAPDNAYVMQTRRSTGDVKQSNLIRQPDGTIAFIVDFTGTEMKKLPADTAITAQASIGDNAEIVENTVRYNPVTKGWRMILRVKVKDPKKTTEMRAALVNADQTLSETWSYQLPANE
- the mdoC gene encoding glucans biosynthesis protein MdoC, which translates into the protein MNNTPVQREYFFDSIRAWLMLLGIPFHISLIYSSHSWHVNSVEPSWWLTLFNDFIHAFRMQVFFVISGYFSYMLFLRYPLKKWWKVRVERVGIPMLTAIPLLTLPQFIMLQYVNDKAGNWHTLSGYDKFNTLAWELISHLWFLLVLVVLTTLGVVMFKWLTRRHSTAAPTFGDTVTMGQLSMIFLALGVLYAVIRRTLFMVYPPVLSNGLFNFIVMQTLFYLPFFILGAQTFINSRLKAMFTTSSPWCFVGALLGFIAYRLNQQYGSGDGWMYETEYVITMVLGLWMVNVVFSLGHRLLNFQSTRVTYFVNASLFIYLVHHPLTLLYGAWITPVIKSNTLGFITGLVFVVGIALILYEIHLRIPLLRFLFSGKFQQKTAKPQISAG
- a CDS encoding TorD/DmsD family molecular chaperone, which produces MNEFSILCRVLGSLYNRQPQDPLLVPLFTLIREGKLAASWPLEQDELLERLQKSCDMQSLAAEYNALFVGEECSVAPYRSAWVEGATEAEVRGFLSAHGIPTGESATDHIGSLLLAASWLEDHVTEDESETLETLFADYILPWCGAFLGKVEAHATTPFWRTMAPLTREALSAMWDELQEENE
- a CDS encoding phosphatase, with the translated sequence MYPVDLHMHTIASTHAYSTLHDYIAEAKRKGIKLFAITDHGPDMADAPHYWHFINMRIWPRLVDGIGILRGIEANIKNTQGEIDCTGPMLTSLDLIIAGFHEPVFPPQDKATHTEAMIATMASGAVHIISHPGNPKFPVDIPAIAAAAAKYHVALEINNSSFVSSRIGSEDNCRAVAQAVRDAGGWVALGSDSHTAFTLGEFTECRKILDAVDFPEDRILNVTPRRMLDFLESRGMAAIPEFAEL
- the ymdB gene encoding O-acetyl-ADP-ribose deacetylase, whose translation is MAVQPEVILGDITTLAVDVIVNAANPSLLGGGGVDGAIHRAAGPELLAACKIVLQQQGECPPGHAVITVAGNLPASAVIHTVGPVWRGGDRQEAELLADAYKNSLLLASANNYRSIAFPAISTGVYGYPKDAAAEIAVRTVNAFLTRYNPLERVIFVCFDAETAGIYTRLLQTQ